In one window of Streptomyces roseofulvus DNA:
- a CDS encoding DUF3037 domain-containing protein: MTDRDVFEYALLRVVPRVERGECFNAGVVVYCRARSFVAARTHLDEAKLAALDPAADVTGVRAALRAVEGVCLGGDAAGQAAGDDAGRRFRWLIAPRSTVVQPGPVHTGLTGDPEAEVERLLDLLVR, encoded by the coding sequence GTGACCGACCGCGATGTCTTCGAGTACGCGCTGCTGCGCGTGGTGCCGCGCGTCGAGCGCGGCGAGTGCTTCAACGCGGGCGTGGTCGTCTACTGCCGGGCCCGCTCCTTCGTCGCCGCCCGCACCCACCTCGACGAGGCCAAACTGGCCGCGCTCGACCCGGCCGCCGACGTCACGGGCGTCCGCGCGGCGCTCCGCGCCGTGGAGGGCGTCTGCCTGGGCGGCGACGCGGCCGGCCAGGCGGCCGGTGACGACGCCGGCCGGCGGTTCCGCTGGCTGATCGCGCCGCGCTCCACGGTGGTCCAGCCGGGCCCGGTCCACACCGGCCTGACCGGTGACCCCGAGGCCGAGGTGGAACGCCTGCTCGATCTCCTGGTCCGGTAG
- a CDS encoding ABC transporter substrate-binding protein, translating into MFNRTSLQAAAALASISLVSGCGVFSDTESAGEQRITIGTTSSPTTLDPAASWDSSWELFRNVYQTLMSFPTGSTTPKPDAAECKFTDTSSRVFECTLLEGLTFSNGHKLDAKAVQYSIERIRTIDAEGGPNGMLGSLDTIETVGDRTVVFKLNKADATFPFVLATPAMSIVDPAEYPADQLRKQDGKIAGSGPYVLDGYEVRKQAELSRNPNYKGFADRKNGGVTIKYFDESEAMVKALRDEEIDATYRGLTAEEVTSLQDDDQANKGLQLVESTGADIRYLVFNTQDESVADPAVRRAVAQVVDRDELVSKVYRGTAEPLYSMVPKGIAAHTTKFFDTYGHPDKAKAKKILREAGITEKVELSFWYTTDRYGSSTAAEFAELKRQLEASGLFKVTVQGKPWTEYQAAYQQGEYPVFGRGWFPDFPDPDNFVAPFLGKKNVLGTPYLSPRITDELLPKSRRESDRGAVADEFEEAQSIMVEDVRLLPLWQGKLYIAAREDIGGGERALDPQTVMQLWELHRRASW; encoded by the coding sequence GTGTTCAACCGGACGAGTCTGCAGGCCGCTGCAGCCCTTGCGTCCATATCCCTGGTATCCGGATGCGGTGTTTTCTCGGATACCGAGTCCGCCGGGGAGCAGAGGATCACGATCGGGACGACGAGTTCTCCCACGACGCTCGATCCCGCGGCTTCCTGGGACAGTTCCTGGGAGCTTTTCAGGAACGTCTACCAGACCCTGATGAGCTTCCCCACGGGAAGCACCACGCCGAAGCCGGACGCGGCCGAATGCAAATTCACCGACACGTCCAGCCGGGTCTTCGAGTGCACGCTTCTCGAGGGGCTCACGTTCTCCAACGGCCACAAGCTCGACGCCAAGGCCGTGCAGTACTCGATCGAGCGCATCCGCACGATCGACGCCGAGGGCGGCCCCAACGGCATGCTCGGCTCGCTCGACACCATCGAGACGGTCGGCGACCGCACGGTCGTCTTCAAGCTCAACAAGGCCGACGCCACCTTCCCCTTCGTCCTCGCCACCCCGGCGATGTCGATCGTGGACCCGGCCGAGTACCCGGCCGACCAGCTCCGCAAGCAGGACGGCAAGATCGCCGGCTCCGGCCCCTACGTGCTGGACGGCTACGAGGTGCGCAAGCAGGCCGAGCTGTCCCGCAACCCGAACTACAAGGGCTTCGCCGACCGCAAGAACGGCGGCGTGACCATCAAGTACTTCGACGAGTCGGAGGCGATGGTCAAGGCGCTGCGCGACGAGGAGATCGACGCCACCTACCGCGGTCTGACCGCCGAGGAGGTGACCTCGCTCCAGGACGACGACCAGGCGAACAAGGGCCTCCAGCTCGTCGAGTCCACCGGCGCCGACATCCGCTACCTGGTCTTCAACACCCAGGACGAGTCCGTCGCCGACCCGGCCGTCCGCCGGGCCGTCGCCCAGGTCGTCGACCGCGACGAACTGGTCAGCAAGGTCTACCGGGGCACCGCCGAGCCGCTGTACTCGATGGTCCCCAAGGGCATCGCCGCCCACACCACCAAGTTCTTCGACACCTACGGCCACCCCGACAAGGCCAAGGCGAAGAAGATCCTGCGCGAGGCCGGCATCACCGAGAAGGTCGAGCTCAGCTTCTGGTACACGACGGACCGGTACGGCTCCTCGACGGCCGCCGAGTTCGCCGAGCTGAAGCGCCAGCTGGAGGCGTCCGGCCTGTTCAAGGTCACCGTCCAGGGCAAGCCGTGGACCGAGTACCAGGCCGCCTACCAGCAGGGCGAGTACCCCGTCTTCGGCCGCGGATGGTTCCCGGACTTCCCGGACCCGGACAACTTCGTCGCCCCCTTCCTCGGCAAGAAGAACGTCCTCGGCACGCCCTACCTGAGCCCGCGGATCACCGACGAGCTGCTGCCCAAGTCGCGCCGCGAGAGCGACCGCGGAGCCGTCGCCGACGAGTTCGAGGAAGCGCAGTCGATCATGGTCGAGGACGTCCGGCTGCTGCCCCTGTGGCAGGGCAAGCTGTACATCGCGGCCCGCGAGGACATCGGCGGCGGCGAGCGCGCGCTCGACCCGCAGACCGTCATGCAGCTGTGGGAGCTGCACCGCCGGGCCAGCTGGTAG
- a CDS encoding SDR family oxidoreductase: protein MNSGVEITLDGRRALVTGGARGLGAAITRRLARAGAAVLVADVRQEQAKELCESLLAEGLSARPVGLDVRDAEAVGELFGDLDAAGEAVDVLVNCAAVDVTKSVAELSAEEITRVITTDLLGPMYLCREAFRRMADRGGGHVVNILSTAALRTWTEAGPYAAAKTGLRAFTHTLFQEARRDCPGVGVTGVVAGGMETPFIMERFPDTDTANLQSPEIVADTVLYALSVPDGSAVAEVVVVPRREVSWP from the coding sequence ATGAACAGCGGAGTGGAGATCACGCTCGACGGCCGGCGAGCGCTCGTCACCGGCGGCGCCCGCGGCCTCGGCGCGGCGATCACGCGCCGGCTCGCCCGGGCCGGCGCCGCCGTCCTGGTGGCCGACGTCCGCCAGGAGCAGGCGAAGGAGCTGTGCGAGAGCCTGCTCGCCGAGGGGCTCTCGGCCCGTCCGGTCGGTCTGGACGTACGGGACGCCGAAGCGGTCGGCGAACTGTTCGGCGACCTGGACGCGGCGGGCGAGGCCGTGGACGTCCTGGTCAACTGCGCGGCCGTCGACGTGACGAAGTCCGTGGCCGAACTCAGCGCCGAGGAGATCACCCGGGTGATCACGACCGACCTGCTCGGGCCGATGTACCTGTGCCGGGAGGCGTTCCGCCGGATGGCCGACCGCGGCGGCGGGCACGTCGTGAACATCCTGTCGACCGCGGCCCTCCGCACCTGGACCGAGGCCGGGCCGTACGCGGCGGCCAAGACCGGCCTGCGGGCCTTCACCCACACCCTCTTCCAGGAGGCGCGGCGGGACTGCCCCGGCGTCGGCGTCACCGGCGTCGTCGCGGGCGGCATGGAGACGCCGTTCATCATGGAGCGCTTCCCGGACACGGACACCGCGAACCTGCAGAGCCCGGAGATCGTCGCCGACACGGTGCTGTACGCCCTGTCCGTGCCGGACGGGAGCGCCGTCGCCGAGGTGGTCGTCGTACCGCGCCGCGAGGTGTCCTGGCCGTGA
- a CDS encoding ornithine decarboxylase, with amino-acid sequence MDHSRAPVLDALEHFRARGDVVFGPPGHKQGRGVDPRVADVLGLGVFRADVLLLNGLDDRRESQGVLEQAQELMADAVGAERAFFSTCGSSLSVKTAMLAAAGPGEKLLLSRNAHKSVIAAVVVNGVEPIWVHPKFDAARHLAHPPEPDDVRRRLAEHPDAKGMILITPTDWGTCADIRGVARACHEADVPLVVDEAWGAHLPFHPDLPAWGIDAEADLVVTSVHKMGGAIEQSSVFHLQYDRISPEALKQREDLLGTTSSSTLVYATLDGWRRQMVEHGRELLDGALRRAERLRAAVDDLDGLVPMGGEVVEEGHAAAYDPLKIVVDVRQLGISGMRAAEWLRAERHVDVGSSDTCRISASITHADDDETESVLLEALRALVAAAGSIEPGPPVRLPDPPALELEQARLPRDAFFGEAEHVAREKAPGRIAAETVTPYPPGVPVIAPGEVITAEVVEYLRSGVEHGMLIPDAADPSLDTFRVVARGAEG; translated from the coding sequence ATGGACCACTCACGCGCACCCGTACTCGACGCCCTGGAGCACTTCCGCGCCCGCGGAGACGTCGTCTTCGGTCCGCCGGGCCACAAACAGGGGCGGGGCGTCGATCCCCGGGTGGCCGACGTCCTCGGCCTCGGCGTCTTCCGCGCGGACGTGCTCCTGCTCAACGGTCTCGACGACCGGCGCGAGTCGCAGGGGGTCCTGGAACAGGCGCAGGAGCTGATGGCCGACGCCGTCGGCGCCGAGCGCGCCTTCTTCTCGACCTGCGGCAGCTCCCTGTCGGTGAAGACGGCGATGCTGGCCGCCGCCGGTCCCGGTGAGAAACTGCTGCTCTCGCGCAACGCCCACAAGTCGGTGATCGCCGCCGTGGTGGTGAACGGCGTGGAGCCGATCTGGGTGCACCCCAAGTTCGACGCCGCGCGCCATCTCGCCCACCCCCCGGAGCCCGACGACGTCCGCCGCCGGCTCGCGGAGCACCCCGACGCCAAGGGCATGATCCTGATCACCCCCACCGACTGGGGCACGTGCGCCGACATCCGGGGCGTCGCCCGCGCCTGCCACGAGGCCGACGTACCGCTCGTCGTCGACGAGGCGTGGGGCGCCCACCTGCCGTTCCACCCGGACCTGCCCGCGTGGGGGATCGACGCCGAGGCGGATCTCGTCGTCACCAGCGTCCACAAGATGGGCGGGGCGATCGAGCAGAGCTCCGTCTTCCACCTCCAGTACGACCGGATCAGCCCGGAGGCGCTCAAGCAGCGCGAGGACCTGCTCGGGACGACGAGCTCGTCGACGCTCGTCTACGCGACGCTGGACGGCTGGCGCCGGCAGATGGTGGAGCACGGCCGGGAACTGCTCGACGGGGCGCTGCGCCGCGCCGAACGGCTGCGCGCTGCCGTCGACGACCTGGACGGCCTGGTGCCGATGGGCGGCGAGGTGGTCGAGGAGGGCCACGCGGCGGCGTACGACCCGCTGAAGATCGTCGTCGACGTGCGGCAGCTCGGCATCAGCGGCATGCGGGCGGCCGAGTGGCTGCGCGCCGAACGCCATGTCGACGTGGGCAGTTCGGACACCTGCCGGATCAGCGCCTCGATCACCCACGCCGACGACGACGAGACGGAGTCCGTACTCCTGGAGGCTCTGCGCGCGCTCGTCGCGGCGGCCGGGAGCATCGAGCCCGGGCCGCCGGTGCGGCTGCCGGACCCTCCGGCGCTGGAACTGGAACAGGCCCGACTGCCCCGGGACGCCTTCTTCGGCGAGGCGGAGCACGTGGCGCGCGAGAAGGCGCCCGGTCGCATCGCGGCGGAGACCGTCACCCCGTACCCGCCCGGCGTCCCGGTGATCGCCCCCGGTGAGGTGATCACCGCCGAGGTCGTGGAGTACCTGCGCAGCGGCGTGGAGCACGGGATGCTCATCCCCGACGCGGCCGACCCGTCCCTCGACACCTTCCGCGTCGTCGCCCGGGGAGCGGAGGGCTGA
- a CDS encoding HipA family kinase, producing MLTEVTATRYVTPLREGGSLPGIVEADDLGTYVMKFTGAGQGRKTLVAEVICGQLARRLGLRVPELVTLQLDPVIGLSEPDQEVQELLKASGGLNLGMDFLPGSLGFDPLAYEVDPAEAGKVVWFDAVINNVDRSWRNPNMLVWHGDLWLIDHGATMIWHHNWPGAAASAAKPYDASDHALAPFAPDVAAAAAELAPLVTRELLDEVAADVPDAWLVEEPGFDSTDAVRAAYVEALLPRAATIHERITLGPRTERRPQQPPGWLAERLAPRPAQKDSTT from the coding sequence ATGCTTACCGAAGTGACGGCGACCCGCTACGTCACGCCCTTGCGCGAGGGCGGATCGCTCCCGGGGATCGTCGAGGCCGACGATCTCGGCACGTATGTCATGAAATTCACCGGCGCCGGTCAGGGCCGCAAGACCCTCGTCGCCGAGGTGATCTGCGGGCAGCTCGCCCGGCGGCTCGGGCTGCGCGTGCCCGAGCTGGTCACCCTCCAGCTCGACCCGGTCATCGGGCTCTCCGAGCCCGACCAGGAGGTGCAGGAGCTGCTCAAGGCGAGCGGCGGGCTCAACCTCGGCATGGACTTCCTGCCCGGCTCGCTGGGCTTCGACCCGCTGGCGTACGAGGTGGACCCGGCGGAGGCCGGGAAGGTCGTGTGGTTCGACGCGGTCATCAACAACGTCGACCGCTCCTGGCGCAACCCGAACATGCTCGTCTGGCACGGCGACCTGTGGCTGATCGACCACGGCGCCACCATGATCTGGCACCACAACTGGCCGGGGGCCGCCGCCTCCGCCGCGAAGCCGTACGACGCCTCCGACCACGCCCTCGCCCCCTTCGCCCCGGACGTCGCGGCGGCCGCCGCCGAGCTGGCCCCGCTCGTCACCCGGGAGCTGCTGGACGAGGTCGCCGCCGACGTGCCCGACGCATGGCTGGTGGAGGAGCCCGGCTTCGACTCCACCGACGCGGTGCGCGCCGCCTACGTGGAGGCGCTGCTGCCGCGCGCGGCCACCATCCACGAGCGGATCACCCTCGGTCCGCGCACCGAACGCCGACCGCAGCAGCCGCCCGGCTGGCTCGCCGAACGCCTCGCCCCCCGCCCCGCTCAGAAGGACAGCACCACGTGA
- the ung gene encoding uracil-DNA glycosylase, whose amino-acid sequence MTDINMLPESWRGVLGEELAKPYFAQLTEFVEQERAAGPVYPPKDEVFAALSATPYDKVKVLILGQDPYHGEGQGHGLCFSVRPGVKTPPSLRNIYKEMQAELGHPIPDNGYLMPWAEQGVLLLNAVLTVRAGEANSHKGKGWEKFTDAVITAVASRPDPAVFVLWGNYAQKKLPLIDEERHVVVKGAHPSPLSAKKFFGSKPFTQIDAAVAAQGHEPIDWRIPDLG is encoded by the coding sequence GTGACCGACATCAACATGCTGCCCGAGTCCTGGCGGGGCGTCCTCGGCGAGGAGCTGGCCAAGCCGTACTTCGCGCAGCTGACCGAGTTCGTCGAGCAGGAGCGGGCCGCCGGGCCGGTCTACCCGCCGAAGGACGAGGTCTTCGCGGCCCTGTCCGCCACCCCGTACGACAAGGTGAAGGTCCTGATCCTGGGTCAGGACCCGTACCACGGCGAGGGCCAGGGCCACGGCCTGTGCTTCTCCGTCCGCCCCGGCGTGAAGACCCCGCCGTCGCTGCGGAACATCTACAAGGAGATGCAGGCCGAGCTCGGCCACCCGATCCCGGACAACGGCTATCTGATGCCGTGGGCCGAGCAGGGCGTCCTGCTGCTCAACGCGGTCCTGACCGTCCGCGCCGGCGAGGCGAACTCGCACAAGGGCAAGGGCTGGGAGAAGTTCACCGACGCCGTCATCACGGCCGTCGCCTCCCGGCCTGACCCCGCCGTCTTCGTCCTCTGGGGCAACTACGCCCAGAAGAAGCTCCCCCTCATCGACGAGGAGCGGCACGTCGTGGTGAAGGGCGCGCACCCCTCGCCGCTGTCGGCGAAGAAGTTCTTCGGCTCCAAGCCGTTCACCCAGATCGACGCGGCCGTCGCCGCCCAGGGCCACGAGCCGATCGACTGGCGCATCCCCGACCTCGGCTGA
- the fabG gene encoding 3-oxoacyl-ACP reductase FabG, translating to MSTTEQRVAVVTGAARGIGAATAIRLAAEGRAVAVLDLDEAACKDTVEKITAAGGRALAVGCDVSDGAQVEAAVARVAAELGAPTILVNNAGVLRDNLLFKMSESDWDLVMNVHLKGAFLMAKACQKHMVDAGFGRIVSLSSSSALGNRGQANYSAVKAGLQGFTKTLAKELGKFGVTANAVAPGFIVTEMTAQTAERVGMGFEEFQAAAASMIPVQRVGRPEDVANAIAFFTGDDAGFVSGQVMYVAGGPLN from the coding sequence ATGTCCACCACCGAGCAGCGCGTAGCCGTCGTCACCGGTGCCGCACGGGGCATCGGAGCCGCCACCGCGATCCGCCTCGCGGCCGAGGGCCGCGCCGTCGCCGTCCTCGACCTCGACGAGGCGGCGTGCAAGGACACCGTCGAGAAGATCACCGCGGCCGGCGGCCGCGCCCTCGCGGTGGGTTGCGACGTCTCCGACGGCGCCCAGGTGGAGGCCGCGGTCGCCCGCGTCGCCGCCGAGCTCGGCGCGCCGACGATCCTCGTCAACAACGCCGGCGTGCTCCGCGACAACCTGCTCTTCAAGATGTCCGAGTCCGACTGGGACCTGGTCATGAACGTGCACCTCAAGGGCGCCTTCCTGATGGCGAAGGCATGCCAGAAGCACATGGTGGACGCGGGCTTCGGCCGGATCGTCTCGCTCTCCTCCTCCTCGGCGCTCGGCAACCGCGGCCAGGCCAACTACTCCGCGGTCAAGGCCGGCCTCCAGGGCTTCACCAAGACCCTCGCCAAGGAGCTCGGCAAGTTCGGCGTCACCGCCAACGCCGTCGCCCCCGGCTTCATCGTCACCGAGATGACCGCCCAGACCGCCGAGCGGGTCGGCATGGGCTTCGAGGAGTTCCAGGCCGCCGCCGCCTCCATGATCCCGGTGCAGCGGGTCGGCCGCCCCGAGGACGTCGCCAACGCCATCGCCTTCTTCACGGGCGACGACGCCGGCTTCGTCTCCGGCCAGGTCATGTACGTGGCCGGCGGCCCGCTCAACTGA
- a CDS encoding TetR/AcrR family transcriptional regulator gives MTARTPAPAAPTPPTRAERIGDAALDLLVERGMRGLTHRAVDERAGLPQGSTSNHARTRQALLETAVRRQAEREAQVLTPDELPPPGASPALLADTLALALHRYLTDHRALLVSRYELALEATRRPELRGFFDRTGSAFHDPVTAMMRGAGSPAPERHALSVIAWCEGLMFSCAAGSFHAAVPSRAELRTGFDELLRGMLTGPSR, from the coding sequence ATGACCGCGCGCACCCCGGCCCCGGCCGCCCCCACTCCCCCGACCCGCGCCGAGCGGATCGGCGACGCGGCGCTCGACCTGCTGGTGGAGCGCGGGATGCGCGGGCTGACGCACCGCGCGGTGGACGAGCGGGCCGGACTGCCGCAGGGCTCGACCTCGAACCACGCGCGCACCCGCCAGGCCCTCCTGGAGACGGCGGTGCGCCGGCAGGCCGAGCGCGAGGCGCAGGTCCTCACACCGGACGAACTGCCGCCGCCCGGCGCGAGCCCCGCACTCCTCGCCGACACCCTCGCGCTCGCGCTGCACCGCTATCTGACGGACCACCGGGCCCTGCTCGTCTCCCGCTACGAGCTGGCCCTGGAGGCGACCCGCCGCCCCGAACTGCGCGGCTTCTTCGACCGGACCGGCTCCGCCTTCCACGACCCGGTGACCGCGATGATGCGCGGCGCCGGTTCGCCGGCCCCGGAGCGGCACGCGCTCTCGGTGATCGCCTGGTGCGAGGGGCTGATGTTCTCCTGCGCCGCCGGCTCCTTCCACGCGGCCGTCCCGAGCCGCGCGGAACTGCGGACCGGCTTCGACGAGTTGCTGCGCGGAATGCTCACCGGGCCGTCACGCTAA
- a CDS encoding DinB family protein produces the protein MPHMTTDHTTASERVWPATTTGERQALEQWLEFHRATLAMKCAGLTDEQLRTTSVPPSALNLLGLVRHMAEVERGWFRKVLGGEETPWLYATDEDFDRDIHTTEADTYAEAYAAWQGEIAHARELAARHDLDDLGAGAHHRTGDLINLRWIYLHMIEEYARHNGHADLLRERIDGATGA, from the coding sequence ATGCCCCATATGACCACCGATCACACCACAGCGTCCGAGCGCGTCTGGCCCGCCACCACCACGGGTGAGCGCCAGGCCCTGGAGCAGTGGCTCGAATTCCATCGCGCGACCCTCGCCATGAAGTGCGCGGGCCTCACCGACGAGCAGCTCCGCACCACCTCCGTCCCGCCCTCCGCGCTCAATCTGCTGGGCCTCGTCCGCCACATGGCGGAGGTCGAGCGCGGCTGGTTCCGCAAGGTCCTCGGCGGCGAGGAGACCCCGTGGCTCTACGCCACCGACGAGGACTTCGACCGCGACATCCACACCACCGAAGCCGACACCTACGCGGAGGCGTACGCCGCCTGGCAGGGCGAGATCGCCCACGCCCGCGAGCTCGCCGCCCGCCACGACCTCGACGACCTCGGCGCGGGCGCCCACCACCGCACCGGCGACCTGATCAACCTGCGCTGGATCTACCTCCACATGATCGAGGAGTACGCGCGGCACAACGGCCACGCCGACCTCCTCCGCGAGCGCATCGACGGCGCCACCGGCGCCTGA
- a CDS encoding SDR family oxidoreductase: MTAQQLPELSGKVALVTGASRGIGYGIAEALVARGDRVVITGRGEDALKEAVERLGADRAVGVAGKAHDPAHQAAAVAAAMDAFGRVDHLVNNAGTNPVFGPIADLDLDVARKVFETNVVSALGFAQRTWHAWQKENGGAIVNIASVAGISASPFIGAYGVSKAALINLTQQLAHEFAPVVRVNAIAPAVVKTKFAQALYEGREAEAAAAYPMGRLGVPEDIGGAAAFLTSDQAGWITGQTLVVDGGIFLNAGVG; the protein is encoded by the coding sequence ATGACCGCACAGCAGCTGCCGGAGCTCTCCGGCAAGGTCGCACTCGTCACCGGCGCCAGCCGGGGCATCGGCTACGGCATCGCCGAGGCGCTCGTCGCCCGCGGCGACCGGGTCGTCATCACCGGGCGCGGCGAGGACGCCCTCAAGGAGGCCGTGGAGCGCCTCGGGGCCGACCGGGCCGTCGGGGTGGCGGGCAAGGCCCACGACCCCGCCCACCAGGCCGCCGCCGTGGCGGCCGCGATGGACGCCTTCGGCCGCGTCGACCACCTGGTGAACAACGCCGGTACGAATCCGGTCTTCGGGCCCATCGCGGACCTCGATCTGGACGTGGCGAGAAAGGTGTTCGAGACGAATGTCGTCTCGGCGCTCGGATTCGCGCAGCGGACCTGGCACGCCTGGCAGAAGGAGAACGGCGGCGCGATCGTGAACATCGCCTCCGTCGCCGGAATCTCCGCCTCTCCCTTCATCGGGGCGTACGGGGTCAGCAAGGCCGCCCTGATCAATCTGACCCAGCAGCTCGCGCACGAATTCGCGCCGGTGGTCCGGGTCAACGCCATCGCGCCGGCCGTCGTGAAGACGAAATTCGCGCAGGCGCTCTACGAGGGCCGGGAGGCCGAGGCGGCCGCCGCCTACCCGATGGGCCGGCTGGGCGTCCCGGAGGACATCGGGGGCGCCGCCGCCTTCCTGACCTCGGACCAGGCGGGATGGATCACCGGTCAGACGCTGGTCGTCGACGGGGGCATTTTCCTGAACGCCGGAGTCGGGTGA